The Pirellulales bacterium genome includes a region encoding these proteins:
- the aceE gene encoding pyruvate dehydrogenase (acetyl-transferring), homodimeric type → MARGEITRSKGRQGGTGSSRANGANDEENGAVEADVPAADGSPGDADLIDSDSADQAVPDPDATEEETAGEVSDDSSATGEEIATDEASGDESSSDQPGDIAAASAAPDDDPAETEEWLESLRYVLESKGPERVSYLLTVLEEKAYRSGVELPFSATTPYINSIPADKQPAYPGNREIERRIKSIIRWNAMAMVVRANKEHPGIGGHISTFASAATLYEVAFNHFFHGKGDNFSGDQIYFQGHSAPGIYSRAFLEGRLSEEQLTNFRQELAPGGGLCSYPHPWLMPHFWEYPTVSMGLGPIMAIYQARFNKYLHDRGIKDTSNSHVWCFIGDGETDEPETLGAITLASRENLDNLIFVINCNLQRLDGPVRGNSKIIQELEGIFRGAGWNVLKVLWGDDWDELLERDKTGLLAKRMGEVVDGEYQKYVVMPGSYIRQHFFGKYPELLELVAHLSDEKLKKLRRGGHDPEKVYAAYKAAVECKGRPTVILAKTIKGYGLGEIGEGRNATHQQKKLNEEELREFRSRFGIPISDEEVAKAPFYRPADDTPEMKYLHERRDALGGYVPGRPMLPLALKTPKLEEYQPFIAKSVGREVSTTTGVVTLMSTLLKDKKIGKFIVPIVPDESRTFGMDPLFKQCGIYNHVGQLYEPVDSDQVLYYREATDGQILEEGITEAGSMASFIAAGTSYCTHGVAMIPMFIYYSMFGFQRIGDLIWAALDCRARGFMFGGTAGRTTLAGEGLQHQDGNSHLFAIAYPNVRSYDPAFVYESTVIILDGIKKMYELGEDAIYYITIGNENYEMPAMPEGVTEGIIRGIYKLATVEAGGKTPHVQLFGSGAILREVQRAQKLLAEKFHVSSTAWSVTSYKELRRDAQAARRWNMLHPTEKPRTGFFEQAIAGVKGPFVAASDYVRSVPEQIDPWVPGGLYTLGTDGFGRSDSRGPLRRFFEVDAESVALAALVRLADDKQFDRAKLPAAIKTLGIDPDKVDPTTV, encoded by the coding sequence ATGGCACGAGGAGAAATCACTCGATCGAAAGGCCGCCAAGGCGGCACCGGCTCGTCGCGTGCCAACGGCGCTAATGATGAAGAAAACGGGGCTGTCGAGGCCGACGTACCCGCGGCCGACGGCTCTCCTGGGGACGCTGATCTCATCGATTCCGACTCGGCCGACCAAGCGGTGCCCGATCCGGATGCGACCGAGGAAGAAACGGCTGGCGAGGTGTCCGACGATAGTTCCGCGACCGGTGAAGAAATCGCCACCGACGAAGCATCTGGTGATGAATCGTCGTCCGATCAACCTGGGGACATTGCCGCTGCATCTGCGGCCCCCGACGACGACCCCGCCGAAACCGAAGAATGGCTCGAATCGCTGCGCTACGTGCTCGAGAGCAAAGGGCCGGAGCGGGTCAGCTATCTGCTTACAGTGCTCGAGGAAAAGGCCTACCGCTCGGGCGTCGAGTTGCCGTTCTCCGCCACGACGCCTTATATCAACAGCATCCCCGCCGATAAGCAGCCGGCCTATCCCGGAAATCGCGAGATCGAGCGCCGCATCAAAAGCATCATCCGCTGGAACGCGATGGCGATGGTCGTGCGGGCGAATAAAGAGCATCCCGGCATCGGCGGCCATATTTCGACGTTCGCCTCCGCCGCCACGCTATATGAAGTCGCCTTCAACCACTTCTTCCACGGCAAAGGCGACAATTTTTCCGGCGACCAGATCTATTTCCAGGGCCATAGTGCCCCAGGCATTTACTCCCGGGCCTTCTTGGAAGGCCGGCTGAGTGAAGAACAGCTCACGAACTTTCGCCAGGAGCTCGCTCCCGGCGGCGGGCTGTGCTCGTATCCGCATCCGTGGCTGATGCCGCATTTCTGGGAATACCCGACCGTGTCGATGGGTCTCGGGCCGATCATGGCCATCTATCAGGCGCGGTTCAACAAATATCTGCACGACCGGGGCATCAAAGACACGAGCAATTCGCACGTGTGGTGCTTCATCGGCGACGGCGAAACCGACGAGCCCGAAACGCTCGGCGCGATCACGCTCGCCTCGCGCGAAAACCTCGACAACCTGATCTTCGTCATCAACTGCAATCTGCAGCGGCTCGACGGCCCGGTTCGCGGCAATAGCAAGATTATCCAAGAACTGGAAGGCATTTTCCGCGGCGCCGGATGGAATGTGTTGAAAGTGCTCTGGGGCGACGATTGGGACGAATTGCTCGAGCGCGACAAAACCGGCCTGCTCGCCAAGCGGATGGGCGAGGTGGTCGACGGCGAATATCAAAAATACGTCGTCATGCCCGGCTCCTACATTCGCCAGCACTTTTTCGGCAAATATCCCGAGCTGCTCGAATTGGTCGCCCACTTGTCCGACGAAAAGCTCAAGAAGCTCCGCCGCGGCGGCCACGATCCGGAAAAGGTGTATGCGGCCTACAAGGCGGCCGTCGAATGCAAAGGCCGGCCGACCGTCATCCTCGCCAAGACGATCAAGGGCTATGGCCTCGGCGAAATCGGCGAAGGCCGCAACGCCACCCACCAGCAAAAGAAGCTCAACGAAGAAGAGCTGCGCGAGTTCCGCTCCCGATTCGGAATTCCGATATCCGACGAGGAAGTGGCCAAGGCGCCGTTCTATCGCCCGGCCGACGACACGCCGGAAATGAAATACCTGCACGAGCGGCGCGATGCGCTCGGCGGCTATGTGCCCGGCCGGCCGATGCTCCCGTTGGCTCTCAAGACGCCGAAGCTCGAAGAATATCAACCGTTCATCGCCAAGAGCGTCGGTCGCGAAGTGTCGACCACCACCGGCGTGGTGACGCTTATGAGCACATTGCTCAAGGACAAGAAGATCGGCAAATTTATCGTGCCGATCGTGCCCGACGAATCGCGCACCTTCGGCATGGATCCGCTCTTCAAGCAATGCGGCATTTACAACCACGTCGGCCAGCTTTACGAGCCGGTCGATTCCGATCAGGTGCTCTATTACCGCGAAGCCACCGACGGCCAGATTCTCGAAGAGGGAATCACCGAGGCCGGCTCGATGGCATCGTTCATCGCCGCAGGCACGTCGTATTGCACGCACGGCGTGGCGATGATTCCGATGTTTATCTACTACTCGATGTTCGGCTTCCAACGCATCGGCGATCTGATTTGGGCCGCCCTCGATTGCCGAGCCCGCGGGTTCATGTTCGGCGGGACCGCCGGCCGCACCACGCTCGCCGGCGAAGGCTTGCAGCATCAAGATGGCAACAGCCACCTGTTCGCGATCGCCTATCCGAATGTGCGCAGCTACGATCCGGCATTCGTATACGAATCGACCGTGATCATCCTCGACGGCATCAAGAAGATGTACGAACTCGGCGAAGATGCGATTTACTACATCACGATCGGCAACGAAAACTACGAAATGCCGGCGATGCCCGAGGGGGTGACCGAGGGAATCATCCGTGGGATTTACAAGCTGGCGACGGTGGAGGCCGGCGGCAAAACGCCGCACGTGCAACTCTTCGGCAGCGGAGCGATTCTGCGCGAAGTGCAGCGGGCCCAAAAACTGCTGGCCGAGAAATTCCACGTGTCGAGCACCGCATGGAGCGTGACCAGCTATAAGGAACTGCGGCGCGATGCCCAAGCCGCCCGCCGTTGGAATATGCTCCACCCGACGGAAAAGCCGCGAACCGGATTTTTCGAGCAAGCGATCGCCGGCGTGAAGGGGCCATTTGTGGCCGCGTCGGATTATGTCCGTAGCGTGCCGGAGCAGATCGATCCCTGGGTGCCCGGCGGATTGTATACGCTCGGCACCGACGGCTTCGGCCGCAGCGATAGCCGTGGGCCGCTACGGCGGTTCTTCGAAGTCGATGCCGAATCGGTCGCGCTCGCGGCATTGGTGCGGCTCGCCGACGACAAGCAATTCGACCGCGCGAAGCTTCCGGCCGCGATCAAGACATTGGGCATCGACCCCGACAAAGTCGACCCGACAACGGTATAA
- a CDS encoding dihydrolipoamide acetyltransferase family protein: MATEFKLPDLGENIHSGDIVSLLVKEGDAINPHQDVIEIETDKAVIPVPCSVGGKISKIHVKPGQTVKIGEVLMTLEESTKGVVAAGKPSAAPAKAAAKPTAAKPATAKPEPAKPAAAKAALAKPKPATAPAKAKPAVAAPTAAPAAAQPSASPRTGVQTGNGHSAGHVVEPAQTSPDGEDTPPAETPAAPAGPAVRRLARELGVDLSRVSGSGTGGRITREDVIGAVRHATSTSTGPIPTGATDRDAFGKIHREPISKMRKTIAANMVRSSFTIPHLTNFDDADITELERIRKGSVADYAGSNVKLTSLVFVMKAVALSLKQHPTLNASLDLESGQIIYKDYVNLGIAVDTARGLVVPVLRDVDRMTISQIAQALTLTAEKTKATQYSLDDLRGGSFTISNLGAIGGTYSTPIINYPEVAILLVGRSRKLPVVVEDRIEPRLMMPLSLSYDHRLVDGAAAARFLNEVIGYLQSPGRILLAP, translated from the coding sequence ATGGCCACTGAATTCAAGCTTCCTGATTTGGGCGAAAACATTCATTCCGGCGACATCGTTAGCCTGCTTGTTAAAGAGGGCGACGCGATCAACCCGCATCAGGATGTGATCGAAATTGAAACCGACAAGGCCGTGATCCCGGTTCCCTGTTCGGTCGGCGGCAAGATCTCGAAAATTCACGTCAAGCCCGGCCAGACCGTCAAAATCGGCGAAGTGTTGATGACGCTGGAAGAGTCGACCAAGGGAGTCGTTGCAGCCGGCAAGCCATCCGCAGCGCCCGCCAAGGCGGCCGCAAAACCCACGGCAGCCAAGCCGGCGACGGCGAAGCCCGAGCCGGCCAAACCAGCCGCCGCCAAGGCAGCGCTCGCCAAACCAAAACCGGCGACCGCTCCGGCGAAGGCAAAGCCGGCCGTAGCCGCCCCCACCGCAGCTCCGGCCGCGGCGCAGCCCTCCGCTTCCCCGAGAACCGGCGTGCAAACCGGCAACGGCCACTCGGCCGGTCATGTCGTCGAGCCCGCTCAAACTTCTCCGGATGGCGAAGACACGCCGCCGGCTGAAACCCCTGCCGCGCCCGCCGGCCCCGCCGTGCGGCGATTGGCGCGCGAATTGGGCGTCGATCTATCGCGTGTCAGCGGCAGCGGCACCGGCGGACGAATCACGCGCGAAGACGTGATCGGCGCCGTGCGACATGCCACGAGCACTTCCACCGGCCCGATCCCCACGGGCGCCACCGACCGCGATGCGTTTGGAAAAATTCATCGCGAACCGATCAGCAAGATGCGCAAAACGATCGCGGCCAATATGGTTCGCTCGTCGTTCACGATTCCGCATCTCACGAATTTCGACGATGCCGATATCACCGAGCTCGAGCGGATTCGCAAAGGGAGCGTGGCCGACTATGCCGGCTCGAACGTGAAGCTCACGTCGCTGGTGTTCGTGATGAAGGCCGTGGCCCTGTCGCTCAAGCAGCATCCGACGCTCAACGCTTCGCTCGACCTGGAATCGGGCCAGATCATTTACAAGGACTATGTGAATCTGGGCATCGCCGTCGACACGGCCCGAGGCTTGGTCGTGCCGGTGCTCCGCGACGTCGACCGGATGACGATTTCGCAGATCGCCCAAGCGCTGACGCTGACGGCCGAGAAGACGAAGGCGACGCAATATTCGCTCGACGATCTTCGCGGCGGCTCGTTTACGATCAGCAACCTGGGCGCGATCGGCGGCACGTATTCGACGCCGATCATCAACTATCCCGAAGTGGCGATTCTCCTAGTCGGCCGCTCGCGCAAGCTGCCCGTGGTCGTCGAAGACCGCATCGAACCGCGCCTAATGATGCCGCTAAGCCTGTCCTACGACCACCGCCTGGTAGACGGCGCCGCCGCGGCGCGCTTCTTGAATGAAGTGATCGGCTACCTGCAATCGCCCGGACGAATTCTGTTGGCGCCGTAG
- a CDS encoding UPF0175 family protein — protein MQTVSFQLPDDVEQQFRRELWELGAAAKEAALVELYRQGRLSHGKLAESLGVFRYETDALLKRHDVTEDLLTREELDGQISALHRSPDQRSSSPTLRP, from the coding sequence ATGCAGACCGTTTCATTTCAATTGCCCGACGATGTTGAACAACAATTCCGCCGCGAGTTGTGGGAATTGGGTGCCGCCGCAAAGGAAGCCGCACTGGTCGAACTCTACCGGCAAGGGCGACTATCCCACGGCAAGCTTGCGGAAAGCCTGGGCGTATTCCGCTACGAAACCGATGCGTTGCTGAAGCGGCACGACGTCACTGAGGATCTACTGACGCGCGAAGAACTTGATGGGCAGATTAGTGCCCTGCACAGGTCGCCGGACCAACGATCGTCGTCTCCGACACTTCGCCCTTGA
- a CDS encoding efflux RND transporter periplasmic adaptor subunit, whose protein sequence is MSDLRDTIAVGGHAASPIEAAPAGNDSTARGDPSASFSDRVRSLRLATPSGSTARPRSAWLPWGLTAIALATAAAFGWRAYRISPADSAPVAEQSSASDGNASGKSSGGLSSSASTISNPADPSASPSAAAGEVVLDSKGYLIAAHQIQLSPQVGGEIIWIDPNFKEGAVYRKGDRLAEIDPVLFAAQLDSANAALQVAQTNLAQVETGSSLEEIEAAKDQLRNMAAKLELSKIDERYFEAAGFAITQHDKDKAAAQVRVDKSAYDGQQATVIKLETALQEQRLVAKANVLSAQAAVAQAVKQLKNCTILAPTSGIILSKKAELGGYVNPLAFGAAGYLCEIADLKDLEVELDIQERDISLVYPGQKCRIMPEAGQHDNAFLKTHPSGYDGVVSRRMPVANRAKGAVTVRVKVDIPESETSGQYLLPDMGVLVSFLK, encoded by the coding sequence ATGAGTGATTTGCGGGATACCATCGCTGTGGGAGGCCACGCGGCTTCGCCGATCGAAGCGGCGCCGGCCGGCAATGATTCTACCGCGCGCGGCGATCCCTCGGCATCGTTCAGCGATCGGGTGCGATCCTTGCGGCTGGCGACGCCGAGCGGTTCAACGGCCCGGCCGCGCAGCGCGTGGCTTCCGTGGGGATTGACCGCGATCGCGCTGGCCACTGCGGCTGCATTCGGCTGGCGAGCCTATCGGATCTCGCCGGCGGATTCGGCTCCAGTCGCCGAGCAATCTAGCGCAAGCGACGGCAATGCATCCGGCAAATCTTCGGGCGGTTTGTCTTCGTCGGCCAGTACTATCTCGAATCCGGCCGACCCGAGCGCATCGCCCTCCGCCGCGGCCGGCGAAGTCGTTCTCGATTCGAAGGGCTATTTGATCGCCGCCCATCAAATTCAGCTCAGCCCGCAGGTGGGGGGCGAGATCATCTGGATCGATCCGAATTTCAAGGAAGGGGCCGTCTATCGAAAGGGAGACCGGCTCGCCGAAATCGATCCCGTGCTTTTCGCCGCCCAACTCGATAGCGCCAACGCCGCCCTGCAAGTCGCCCAGACGAATCTCGCCCAGGTCGAAACCGGTTCGTCGCTCGAAGAAATCGAAGCGGCCAAAGATCAATTGAGGAATATGGCGGCGAAATTGGAACTGTCGAAGATCGACGAGCGCTATTTCGAGGCCGCCGGCTTCGCCATCACGCAGCACGACAAAGACAAAGCCGCCGCCCAAGTGCGCGTCGATAAATCGGCCTACGACGGCCAGCAGGCCACGGTCATTAAGCTGGAAACCGCATTGCAGGAGCAGCGGCTCGTGGCGAAAGCCAACGTGCTTTCCGCCCAGGCTGCCGTGGCACAGGCGGTGAAACAGTTGAAAAACTGCACCATCCTCGCCCCCACCAGCGGCATTATTCTCAGCAAAAAAGCGGAGCTCGGCGGCTACGTGAATCCACTGGCCTTCGGCGCCGCCGGCTATCTCTGCGAAATTGCCGATCTAAAAGATCTCGAAGTCGAACTGGATATTCAGGAGCGCGATATCAGCCTCGTCTATCCCGGCCAGAAATGCCGCATCATGCCCGAGGCAGGGCAACACGACAACGCATTCCTCAAAACGCACCCGAGCGGTTACGACGGCGTGGTGTCGCGGCGGATGCCCGTGGCCAACCGCGCGAAAGGGGCCGTCACCGTGCGCGTCAAAGTCGATATTCCCGAAAGCGAAACCAGCGGCCAATATCTCCTGCCCGACATGGGCGTGCTGGTGTCGTTCCTAAAGTGA
- a CDS encoding ABC transporter ATP-binding protein, giving the protein MDSQSIVRVANVHKFFRRGSEQIDVLLDLSLSVPQGEFLALMGPSGSGKTTLLNLIAGLDRPSQGTIEVGPDTISQMSEASLAKWRTRNVGFVFQFYNLLPVLTAYENVELPLLLVPMSKAERRRQVSNALDLVGLANRMRHRPGQLSGGQQQRVGIARAIATDPTLIVADEPTGDLDTKSAHEILDLMIELKNSLNKTILMVTHDPKAAARAERILHLEKGQLVSETIPDDGPPASLPLHASRGG; this is encoded by the coding sequence ATGGATTCGCAATCGATCGTTCGCGTGGCGAATGTCCACAAATTCTTCCGCCGCGGCAGCGAACAAATCGACGTGCTCTTGGATCTGAGCCTCAGCGTGCCCCAAGGTGAATTTTTGGCATTGATGGGCCCCAGCGGCTCGGGCAAGACAACGCTGCTGAATCTGATCGCCGGGCTCGATCGGCCAAGCCAAGGCACGATCGAAGTCGGCCCCGACACGATCAGCCAGATGAGCGAAGCCAGCCTCGCCAAATGGCGAACGCGAAACGTCGGCTTCGTGTTCCAGTTCTACAATCTGCTTCCGGTGCTGACGGCGTATGAAAACGTCGAACTGCCGCTATTGCTGGTGCCGATGTCGAAAGCCGAGCGGCGGCGGCAAGTCAGCAATGCACTCGATCTGGTGGGGCTGGCAAACCGCATGCGCCATCGACCGGGACAGCTTTCCGGCGGCCAGCAGCAACGCGTCGGCATTGCCCGGGCAATCGCCACCGATCCGACCTTGATCGTGGCCGACGAACCGACGGGCGATCTCGACACGAAATCGGCCCACGAAATCCTCGATCTGATGATCGAATTGAAAAACAGTTTGAACAAAACGATTCTGATGGTGACCCACGACCCGAAAGCCGCGGCCCGCGCCGAGCGGATATTGCATCTGGAAAAAGGCCAACTCGTCAGCGAAACAATTCCCGACGACGGCCCGCCGGCCAGCTTGCCGCTGCACGCCTCGCGCGGCGGTTAA
- a CDS encoding ABC transporter permease produces MSHLDRAFLYFMDDWRNPVGVAAVVAIAFVSILFWEQSRFVARSLRRNILRSTLTGLATFVLVLVITLIWSALAFLDKETESKSHNLKALITEKYESPSQMPWSYAETLSEGAPSKKGDYRVDPNKDAMAWAFYIGTLDPGAKQTRESILFFFVMDPRKVLSVDEHGKWTSMMDEGINEVSEADKRTLLAALKDMQENPYKVIMGSGRLAAIHKKVGERIKVTSLNYQGLDLECEICGVLPGSRYEQNAVMNYDYLDGAIRAYNKGKSKDQQHPMTDKSLALVFVRVPDMPTYDRVAAQISSSPEFRSPAVKCETLSSGIASFLDPFKDILFGLRWILVPAMFLTISLVIANAISISVRERRVEMAVLKVLGFSPNQILLLVLSEALLIGCLSGTISAVATWLVVNQLIDGIAIPLGFFSKFYVDGAAPWWGLAIGSSTALIGSLIPAWSARSVKVSEVFSKVA; encoded by the coding sequence ATGAGCCATCTCGATCGCGCATTTCTGTACTTCATGGATGATTGGCGGAATCCCGTCGGCGTCGCGGCGGTCGTGGCAATCGCGTTTGTTTCGATTTTGTTTTGGGAACAGTCGCGGTTCGTTGCCCGCAGCTTGCGGCGGAATATCTTGCGCAGCACGCTCACCGGCCTGGCGACTTTCGTACTCGTGCTGGTGATCACGCTGATCTGGAGCGCCTTGGCATTTCTCGACAAGGAAACCGAGTCGAAAAGCCATAATCTCAAGGCCCTGATTACGGAGAAGTACGAAAGCCCGAGCCAAATGCCGTGGTCGTATGCCGAAACGCTTTCCGAAGGAGCGCCGAGCAAGAAGGGCGACTACCGCGTCGATCCGAATAAAGACGCGATGGCTTGGGCTTTTTATATCGGCACGCTCGATCCCGGCGCAAAGCAAACGCGGGAAAGCATTTTGTTCTTCTTCGTCATGGATCCGCGAAAGGTGTTGTCGGTCGACGAGCATGGCAAATGGACGTCGATGATGGACGAAGGCATCAACGAAGTGTCGGAAGCCGACAAGCGGACCCTCTTGGCCGCGCTCAAAGACATGCAGGAAAATCCTTACAAAGTGATCATGGGCAGCGGCCGGCTGGCGGCGATTCATAAGAAAGTCGGCGAGCGGATCAAAGTCACCAGCTTGAATTATCAGGGCCTCGACCTGGAATGCGAAATTTGCGGAGTGCTGCCCGGGTCGCGCTACGAGCAAAATGCCGTGATGAACTACGATTACCTCGACGGAGCGATTCGGGCCTACAACAAGGGGAAATCGAAAGACCAGCAACACCCGATGACCGATAAATCGCTGGCGCTGGTGTTTGTGCGCGTGCCGGATATGCCGACCTACGACCGCGTGGCGGCCCAAATCAGTTCGTCGCCCGAGTTTCGCTCGCCCGCCGTGAAATGCGAAACACTCTCCTCGGGCATTGCGTCGTTCTTGGATCCGTTCAAAGACATTTTGTTCGGCCTGCGCTGGATTCTGGTTCCAGCGATGTTCCTCACGATTTCGCTGGTGATCGCCAATGCGATCAGCATCAGCGTTCGCGAGCGGCGCGTGGAAATGGCGGTGCTGAAGGTGCTTGGCTTTTCGCCGAACCAGATTCTGCTGCTGGTGCTTTCCGAGGCGCTGTTGATCGGCTGCCTGAGCGGCACGATCAGCGCCGTGGCCACGTGGCTGGTGGTCAATCAATTGATCGACGGGATCGCGATACCGCTCGGCTTTTTCAGCAAGTTTTATGTCGACGGGGCCGCGCCATGGTGGGGGCTTGCCATTGGCTCAAGCACGGCCTTGATCGGCAGCTTGATTCCCGCCTGGTCGGCCCGGAGTGTGAAAGTGTCGGAAGTGTTTTCCAAAGTGGCTTGA
- a CDS encoding ABC transporter permease, which yields MKHILLLLFAAAGAALANAVAIVVVLVLVVSLFLFALMILQAIGLAPRVPLGYSFRNLMVRWRTTLLTTLAFTLVVALMTVMLAFVNGMYAITQGSCVPGNIIVLSDGALDEVFSDLGYGDIDLLANRDYVKKIKSVSGDQTLETPMLSWELYQVINQALPNPAPGGRAHRMVQVRGVEDPELAAMVHQLTLRDGGRWFDKGAGVQAVAGGGSEQFVQAVLGEGIARELGHDAGKPSLAIGDTFTLGPRKWVVVGIMNSAGKTFDSEVWAKRKVTGEMMRKDSRSTAVFRVADGFDPAEVAKRMTTEFKSPAILAQTEQTYFESLNETNKQFLVIIIFVAALMAIGGIFGVMNTMFAAVAQRTREIGMLRILGFARWQVLVAFFLEAILLSLLGGAVGCAIGWWCNGLAATSEMRGKSVMLKLVVDARIIGIGMLFSIVMGCLGGLLPALSAIRLKMLDSLR from the coding sequence ATGAAACACATACTCCTCTTACTGTTCGCGGCCGCCGGGGCGGCGCTTGCAAACGCGGTTGCGATTGTGGTCGTGCTCGTGCTTGTGGTCAGCCTGTTCTTGTTCGCCCTGATGATCTTGCAAGCGATCGGCCTCGCGCCGCGCGTTCCGCTGGGTTACAGTTTTCGCAATTTGATGGTCCGCTGGCGCACCACGCTTCTGACCACGCTGGCCTTCACGCTCGTTGTGGCCCTGATGACCGTGATGCTCGCTTTCGTCAATGGGATGTATGCGATCACCCAGGGAAGCTGCGTGCCGGGAAACATCATCGTCTTGTCCGACGGAGCGCTCGACGAAGTGTTCAGCGATTTGGGCTATGGCGATATCGACCTGTTGGCCAATCGCGACTACGTGAAAAAGATCAAATCCGTTTCCGGCGATCAAACGCTCGAAACGCCGATGCTGAGTTGGGAACTGTATCAGGTGATCAACCAGGCGTTGCCCAATCCCGCGCCGGGAGGCCGGGCCCATCGTATGGTGCAGGTGCGCGGCGTCGAAGATCCCGAACTCGCGGCGATGGTCCATCAGCTCACGCTTCGCGACGGCGGCCGCTGGTTCGATAAAGGGGCCGGCGTGCAAGCAGTCGCCGGCGGCGGGAGCGAGCAATTCGTGCAAGCCGTGCTCGGCGAAGGGATTGCCCGGGAGTTGGGGCATGATGCGGGCAAGCCGTCGCTCGCGATCGGCGATACGTTCACGCTCGGGCCGCGGAAATGGGTCGTCGTCGGCATCATGAACTCGGCCGGCAAAACCTTCGACTCCGAAGTCTGGGCTAAGCGCAAGGTGACCGGCGAGATGATGCGGAAAGATTCGCGCAGCACGGCCGTGTTTCGCGTGGCCGACGGCTTCGATCCGGCCGAGGTGGCCAAACGCATGACGACCGAGTTCAAAAGCCCTGCCATCCTCGCTCAGACCGAGCAAACCTATTTCGAATCGCTTAATGAGACGAACAAGCAATTTCTCGTGATCATCATTTTCGTGGCGGCCCTGATGGCCATCGGCGGGATTTTCGGCGTGATGAACACGATGTTTGCCGCGGTCGCCCAGCGGACGCGCGAAATCGGCATGCTGCGGATCCTCGGCTTCGCGCGCTGGCAGGTGCTCGTGGCATTTTTTCTCGAAGCGATCTTGTTGTCGCTGCTCGGCGGAGCAGTCGGCTGCGCGATCGGCTGGTGGTGCAACGGCCTGGCGGCCACGAGCGAAATGCGGGGCAAAAGCGTGATGCTGAAATTGGTCGTCGATGCCCGGATCATCG